In the Candidatus Electrothrix rattekaaiensis genome, one interval contains:
- a CDS encoding metallophosphatase domain-containing protein, giving the protein MKIAIFSDTHTAHWKIKVPDADLLIFAGDMTHCRTDREVADFNDFLRSLPHKYKVVVAGNHDHRLTDDPEKAKSLLSEAIYLQDEAVVIEGITVYGAPWNPLFNDYACDAFALPRGKVLKGKWDMIPPDVDILVTHAPPSGILDRNGPVSHGCTDLAAAVAALKPKYHIFGHIHNRHGAVKQGETWYINGNVQGKNGVLRSPLLLDYNSGEILEVEMQEG; this is encoded by the coding sequence ATGAAAATAGCAATTTTTAGTGATACCCACACCGCGCATTGGAAAATCAAGGTTCCAGATGCGGATCTCCTTATTTTTGCCGGGGATATGACCCATTGCAGGACTGATCGTGAGGTGGCGGATTTTAATGATTTCCTGCGCAGTCTGCCCCATAAGTATAAAGTTGTGGTGGCGGGCAACCACGATCACAGGCTTACCGATGATCCGGAAAAGGCAAAATCCCTGCTCTCAGAGGCCATATATCTTCAGGATGAAGCTGTGGTTATTGAGGGGATTACTGTCTACGGGGCACCCTGGAATCCGCTTTTTAATGATTATGCCTGTGATGCCTTTGCCCTGCCGCGCGGTAAGGTGCTCAAAGGGAAGTGGGATATGATTCCACCTGATGTTGATATCCTGGTGACCCATGCGCCGCCGTCGGGCATTCTTGATCGCAACGGTCCGGTTTCGCACGGTTGTACAGACTTGGCAGCCGCTGTCGCAGCCCTCAAGCCAAAATACCATATTTTTGGCCATATCCATAATCGACACGGCGCAGTCAAGCAGGGTGAGACGTGGTATATTAACGGCAATGTTCAGGGGAAAAACGGCGTGCTCCGTTCCCCACTCCTGCTTGATTATAACTCAGGGGAAATTTTGGAAGTTGAGATGCAGGAAGGATGA
- a CDS encoding VWA domain-containing protein, protein MKTGMKTGMKKTMKTKCCFLNNALNPFRMAPLLAALLTLLSTGIALSGPLELQSAFDNITVYAEQPAPHYLEILVTASRETSTVRNRLPLNLALVIDTSGSMRDENKLDSVKQAAIALVNRLQPEDRLAIVSYDTQAKVVLPSSPVRVDQETRWLIQSLRADGGTNLGAGLIEGYHQLREFAGPKIISRVLLLSDGKANVGITSSAELSHMVLQEADIGISLSTFGVGLDFNEDLMAALSESGRGMYYFIDRPESMEAILAKEFNSVEQLVAADIKATITLSPDFLIEQVFANTFEVNGNTVSVRFGDLAAGERRRMQIRFQPRQRGPGVVNNAAMVQVTYMNPGGGGSGFLSQSIGLAYIKSQQAIADNLDKEIAERSAVFEANLARKEAALAVDRGEIKRADSILDLVKKKIKGLAGSSSRVQQEVSDMESYQEGLEKPMPARERALVQKRVKHKSQAIEGY, encoded by the coding sequence ATGAAAACAGGTATGAAAACAGGCATGAAAAAAACTATGAAAACAAAATGTTGTTTTTTAAACAACGCCCTGAATCCGTTTCGAATGGCACCGCTGCTGGCTGCCTTGCTGACTCTACTCAGTACCGGGATTGCTCTATCCGGCCCTTTAGAGCTTCAGTCTGCCTTTGACAATATCACTGTTTATGCTGAACAACCAGCACCTCATTACCTGGAAATTCTGGTAACGGCCTCCCGTGAAACCAGCACGGTGCGGAACCGTTTGCCGCTTAATCTCGCCCTAGTTATTGACACCTCGGGTTCCATGCGAGACGAGAATAAGCTCGATTCGGTCAAACAGGCAGCCATTGCCTTGGTGAATCGTCTCCAACCCGAGGACCGGCTCGCCATTGTCAGCTATGATACCCAAGCCAAGGTGGTACTGCCCTCAAGCCCTGTGCGGGTGGATCAGGAGACCCGATGGTTGATCCAGTCTCTGCGAGCAGACGGTGGTACCAATCTCGGTGCCGGTCTCATTGAAGGCTATCATCAGCTCCGGGAATTTGCCGGACCGAAAATCATCAGCCGGGTGCTTCTGCTTTCCGACGGTAAGGCCAATGTGGGCATCACGTCCTCTGCCGAGCTTTCCCACATGGTTTTACAGGAGGCTGATATCGGGATTTCTTTGAGTACCTTTGGGGTAGGGCTGGATTTTAATGAAGATCTGATGGCGGCTCTTTCTGAAAGCGGGCGGGGAATGTACTATTTTATTGATCGCCCTGAAAGTATGGAGGCCATCCTGGCCAAGGAATTCAATTCTGTTGAGCAATTGGTTGCAGCGGATATCAAGGCGACCATCACGTTGTCCCCGGACTTTCTTATTGAGCAGGTCTTTGCTAATACCTTTGAAGTCAACGGTAATACCGTCTCTGTTCGTTTCGGGGATCTAGCAGCAGGAGAGCGACGACGTATGCAGATTCGTTTTCAACCCCGACAGCGTGGGCCAGGGGTGGTTAATAATGCCGCGATGGTCCAAGTCACGTACATGAATCCCGGCGGTGGCGGATCCGGTTTTCTGTCTCAGAGCATCGGGCTGGCCTATATAAAAAGCCAGCAGGCAATAGCGGATAACCTAGATAAGGAAATTGCCGAGCGATCTGCTGTGTTTGAGGCCAATCTTGCCCGCAAAGAAGCAGCTCTGGCCGTTGATCGAGGGGAAATAAAACGCGCTGACAGTATCCTGGATCTGGTCAAGAAGAAAATCAAAGGGCTTGCGGGCTCCAGTAGTCGGGTGCAGCAGGAGGTCTCGGATATGGAGAGCTATCAGGAAGGTCTTGAAAAACCCATGCCTGCCCGAGAACGAGCCTTGGTGCAGAAACGAGTCAAGCATAAAAGCCAGGCTATTGAAGGGTACTGA
- a CDS encoding NAD(+)/NADH kinase, whose protein sequence is MYIRYAGIITRKESPEVLRVGRELAGWYRKHSIKAELDWIDPEMDMLTILGGDGTLLHVADQAARHGIPVVGINLGNLGFLTEVAAEEMYQALEEILNSGVTIEERMMLRAELLDENGASAGPPMFALNEVVIVKSSTEPMMRLGCWADREYITTYKADGLIISTPTGSTAYNLSAGGPIAHPELRTILVTPICPFMLESRPVLLSPRTRVTAQLAPPSTNVKIMVDGRLGWTMRANDFLSVEAAAKPLRLISSPHKGYFDILRNKLNWGGRDPGHPLPEVMQQVL, encoded by the coding sequence ATGTATATTCGCTATGCCGGGATCATCACCCGCAAGGAATCGCCTGAAGTCCTCCGGGTGGGCCGGGAGCTGGCCGGTTGGTATCGAAAGCATTCGATAAAAGCGGAACTGGATTGGATTGATCCAGAAATGGACATGCTGACCATCCTGGGCGGCGACGGTACCCTGCTCCATGTGGCGGATCAGGCGGCGCGGCACGGCATCCCGGTGGTCGGCATCAACCTCGGTAATCTCGGTTTTCTCACTGAAGTGGCTGCCGAGGAGATGTATCAGGCCCTTGAGGAGATCCTCAACAGCGGGGTTACCATTGAGGAGCGGATGATGCTCCGGGCCGAGCTGCTCGATGAAAACGGCGCGTCTGCCGGGCCGCCTATGTTCGCCCTCAACGAGGTGGTGATCGTCAAGAGCAGCACAGAACCGATGATGCGGCTCGGTTGCTGGGCTGACCGGGAATACATCACCACCTATAAGGCGGACGGGCTGATTATTTCCACCCCCACTGGCTCCACTGCCTATAATCTCTCTGCGGGCGGGCCCATCGCCCATCCTGAACTCCGTACCATCCTTGTGACCCCGATCTGTCCTTTTATGCTCGAATCTCGACCTGTTCTCCTTTCGCCTCGAACTCGGGTGACAGCCCAGCTGGCTCCGCCCTCGACCAATGTCAAGATTATGGTGGACGGTCGTCTGGGTTGGACCATGCGGGCCAATGATTTCCTATCTGTTGAGGCGGCAGCCAAACCGTTGCGGTTGATAAGCTCTCCGCATAAGGGGTATTTCGATATCCTCCGCAATAAGTTAAACTGGGGGGGGCGTGATCCCGGCCATCCTTTGCCCGAGGTTATGCAGCAGGTACTATAG
- a CDS encoding transposase gives MQLSFFYSKDKGAVGKSLRIMIAIMLAMKHYTLSDRKVIQQIKENRYMQYFCNVPDGNLLNFIHPTSLTVIRKRLGEEGISIVEKYIFEMLRSAAVINGDNALIDSTVLNNNIIYPNDVQLIFKSFSKMRKFAEKYDIQIWWNDDELKKKWRSFNLTKKQNRAEYLCVFHDLFFPALKIFSQKVEVLNCSKNLALLELLNLLEEQTLEKLEGKVHIKNRIVSLDEPDARPIKKGKSHPKCEFGTTLQMTFNREGFLITVENFIGKPNDTKLFPETFELFKKRMRQRPKTVVSDLGFRSQANFKVAEKIDNVFLGRSEDVDETKREFCQKARSATEGFIAVAKNLRGFGRSLYRGLVGDRVWSLLCQASYNLKKFLQLWREEKISEKSLIKLGLA, from the coding sequence ATGCAACTTTCCTTTTTTTACAGCAAGGACAAAGGAGCTGTCGGCAAATCACTTCGAATAATGATAGCAATTATGCTGGCAATGAAGCACTATACGTTGAGCGACAGGAAAGTGATTCAGCAAATAAAAGAAAATCGTTATATGCAGTATTTCTGCAATGTTCCTGATGGCAACTTGCTAAATTTTATTCATCCGACCAGCTTGACTGTCATCAGGAAACGCCTCGGAGAAGAAGGAATATCTATTGTCGAAAAATATATTTTTGAAATGCTCCGTAGTGCCGCTGTGATAAACGGAGACAACGCTTTAATTGATTCGACAGTTTTAAATAATAACATTATTTATCCTAATGATGTTCAGCTAATCTTTAAATCTTTTTCTAAAATGAGAAAATTTGCTGAGAAATATGACATTCAGATATGGTGGAACGATGATGAATTAAAAAAGAAATGGCGATCATTCAACCTGACCAAGAAGCAAAACCGTGCTGAATATCTGTGTGTATTTCATGACTTATTTTTTCCGGCTTTAAAAATATTCAGTCAAAAAGTTGAAGTTCTTAACTGTTCCAAAAATTTAGCACTTCTTGAGCTGTTAAATCTTTTAGAAGAACAGACACTTGAAAAACTTGAAGGAAAAGTGCATATAAAAAACCGAATCGTCTCCTTGGACGAGCCAGATGCTCGCCCGATTAAAAAGGGAAAATCTCATCCTAAGTGCGAGTTCGGAACAACGCTACAGATGACTTTCAACCGTGAGGGATTTCTCATCACTGTTGAAAATTTTATTGGAAAACCGAATGATACAAAACTTTTCCCCGAGACCTTCGAGCTTTTCAAAAAACGTATGAGGCAACGCCCCAAGACAGTTGTCAGCGATCTTGGTTTTCGGAGCCAAGCGAATTTTAAAGTTGCGGAGAAAATCGACAACGTTTTTCTTGGCCGCTCTGAAGATGTTGATGAAACCAAAAGAGAATTTTGCCAAAAAGCTCGTTCGGCGACTGAAGGATTTATCGCCGTTGCCAAAAATCTCCGGGGGTTCGGACGCAGTCTCTACCGAGGGTTAGTGGGAGATCGAGTCTGGTCTTTGTTGTGTCAAGCTTCTTATAATCTTAAAAAATTCTTACAGCTTTGGCGTGAGGAAAAAATTTCGGAAAAAAGTTTGATCAAATTAGGGCTGGCATAA
- the tnpA gene encoding IS200/IS605 family transposase, protein MRSYRKGSHTIHDLKVHLVWITKYRYSVLTQDIGIRLRDIIRQVCDSHDIHIIQGRVSKDHVHIYVSYPPKLSVSEMVRLMKGRSSRKIQEEFPQLGKRYWGKHLINEYLRNHEKHPNHQDDSFVVE, encoded by the coding sequence ATGAGATCATATAGAAAAGGCTCCCATACGATCCACGATTTAAAAGTGCATCTGGTCTGGATTACTAAATATCGCTACAGTGTTCTGACACAGGATATAGGGATCAGATTGAGAGATATCATACGTCAGGTGTGCGATAGTCATGATATCCATATTATCCAGGGACGGGTGAGTAAAGATCATGTCCATATCTATGTCTCTTATCCTCCCAAACTTTCAGTCAGCGAAATGGTGCGCCTGATGAAAGGTAGAAGTTCGCGAAAAATTCAGGAGGAGTTTCCGCAGTTGGGAAAACGGTATTGGGGAAAACATTTGATCAACGAGTACCTCCGAAACCATGAGAAACACCCGAATCATCAAGATGATAGTTTTGTTGTCGAGTGA
- a CDS encoding amidohydrolase family protein, whose product MTAEAVTDKLTSRLTIHRAPWLLPISCPPLADGGIAVRADRILDLGGFQQLAHHYPDAKIIDHPDAVLMPGLINAHTHLELSHLAYLSQEPAPTNFTCWIGHMLVERAKADADKKTILDAARTVLSQQEDQGVVAIADISNTGLIRELIPEFPGHLLCLKEYLGLRASELAAALNSLKKEADHPYVCCTAHAPYSTHLDLLRALKKRATRLGQIFSIHIAESTAEHDMISQGTGEMRDFLEQRGFWDESFQPTGSDSKGSVSYLHQHGLLDSRTLCVHCLHVTGQEMDLLAETDAKVCLCPGSNRYLGVGTAPVENYLRKGILPALGTDSLTSNPELSIWREIRLLAEEHPTVDPGDILRMATLGGAEALSLDKQLGSLAKGKEAAILAVKLTESVRNISSLAEYLVSAEFLLYPVITLHCI is encoded by the coding sequence GTGACAGCAGAAGCAGTGACAGACAAACTGACAAGTAGGCTGACAATTCATCGTGCCCCTTGGCTCCTCCCTATAAGCTGTCCCCCGCTTGCAGACGGCGGCATTGCGGTTCGAGCGGACCGGATCCTTGACCTCGGCGGTTTCCAACAGCTTGCCCATCATTATCCGGACGCGAAGATCATTGACCATCCTGATGCCGTGCTCATGCCCGGCCTGATCAACGCCCATACCCATCTGGAACTTTCCCATCTCGCCTATCTTTCTCAGGAACCGGCTCCTACAAACTTTACCTGTTGGATCGGCCACATGCTTGTTGAACGTGCTAAGGCCGATGCTGATAAAAAAACCATACTGGATGCAGCCCGTACCGTGCTTAGCCAGCAGGAGGACCAGGGCGTTGTTGCCATTGCCGACATCTCCAACACCGGCCTAATCCGAGAGCTGATTCCTGAGTTTCCAGGCCACCTGCTCTGCTTGAAAGAATACCTCGGCCTGCGGGCATCTGAGCTTGCCGCAGCTCTGAACAGCCTGAAGAAGGAAGCGGATCACCCCTATGTATGTTGTACCGCCCATGCCCCCTACTCCACTCACCTTGACCTGCTCCGTGCCTTAAAAAAAAGGGCAACCCGGTTGGGTCAAATCTTTTCTATCCATATTGCTGAATCAACAGCCGAGCATGACATGATCAGCCAAGGTACAGGAGAGATGCGGGATTTCCTTGAACAGCGGGGCTTCTGGGACGAGTCCTTCCAACCCACCGGCTCGGACAGCAAAGGCTCGGTATCCTATCTCCACCAGCACGGTCTTCTTGATAGCCGAACACTTTGTGTGCATTGTCTTCATGTGACAGGCCAGGAAATGGATCTACTCGCGGAAACCGATGCCAAAGTCTGCCTCTGTCCGGGCAGCAACCGCTATCTTGGGGTAGGCACAGCCCCGGTGGAGAACTACCTGCGCAAAGGGATCCTGCCCGCCTTGGGTACAGACAGCCTGACCAGTAATCCCGAACTGTCCATCTGGCGGGAAATACGCCTGCTGGCTGAAGAGCATCCGACCGTTGATCCGGGGGATATCCTGCGCATGGCAACCTTGGGCGGGGCCGAGGCATTGAGTCTGGACAAGCAGCTCGGCTCGCTGGCAAAAGGCAAGGAGGCCGCAATTTTGGCTGTGAAATTGACAGAGTCAGTGCGGAATATTTCTTCCTTAGCAGAGTACTTAGTATCTGCTGAATTTCTTTTATATCCGGTAATAACGTTGCATTGTATATGA
- the mqnC gene encoding cyclic dehypoxanthinyl futalosine synthase — MQQITDKVITGERITGEEFLLLADKADLYQLGFMANAVRKRLHPEPQVTYVIDRNINYTDICISACKFCAFFKAPEAPEGSVLSKDELLQKIRETQELGGTQILLQGGLHPDLPLEYYEDMLRFMKATGIHIHGFSPPEICHFAELSKLSIKEVLQRLMAAGLDSIPGGGAEILTDRVRQQLAPRKCSADEWIMVMETAHNLGMRTTATMMFGHIETWEERLEHLQRLRDLQDRTGGFTAFIPWPFQPDNTALAETMQSDQESGIEKASAFAYLRMLALSRIFLDNFDNVQASWVTQGPKIAQLSLFFGANDFGSTMIEENVVAAAGVHFRLSEQEIQNLVTDAGFTPQQRLMDYTLVGQE, encoded by the coding sequence ATGCAGCAAATAACAGATAAAGTCATTACCGGAGAGCGCATCACCGGTGAAGAATTCCTCCTCCTTGCCGACAAGGCCGACCTCTACCAACTCGGTTTCATGGCTAATGCCGTCCGTAAGCGACTGCACCCAGAGCCGCAGGTCACCTATGTCATTGACCGGAACATTAATTATACGGATATCTGCATCTCGGCCTGTAAATTCTGCGCCTTTTTCAAGGCACCGGAAGCCCCGGAGGGTAGCGTTCTGAGCAAGGACGAGCTGCTACAAAAGATCCGCGAGACCCAGGAACTGGGCGGCACCCAGATCCTCCTCCAGGGCGGTCTCCACCCGGACCTGCCGTTGGAGTATTACGAGGACATGCTCCGTTTCATGAAGGCCACCGGTATTCATATCCACGGCTTTTCTCCACCTGAAATCTGTCATTTTGCCGAGCTTTCCAAGCTCTCTATCAAAGAGGTTCTGCAACGGCTCATGGCCGCAGGCCTGGATTCCATTCCCGGCGGCGGAGCTGAGATCCTCACCGACCGGGTGCGGCAGCAGCTAGCCCCGCGTAAATGCTCGGCAGATGAGTGGATCATGGTCATGGAAACAGCCCATAACTTAGGGATGCGCACCACCGCCACCATGATGTTCGGGCATATCGAAACCTGGGAAGAACGGCTGGAGCACCTCCAACGTCTGCGTGATCTCCAGGACCGCACCGGCGGCTTTACCGCCTTTATCCCCTGGCCTTTCCAGCCCGACAACACCGCCCTAGCTGAGACCATGCAATCTGATCAGGAATCTGGCATCGAAAAGGCCTCAGCCTTTGCTTATCTGCGCATGCTGGCCCTGAGCCGTATTTTTCTTGATAATTTTGATAATGTCCAGGCATCATGGGTGACCCAAGGCCCGAAGATCGCTCAGCTCTCCCTCTTTTTCGGGGCCAATGATTTCGGTTCCACCATGATTGAAGAAAACGTGGTTGCTGCTGCAGGAGTGCATTTCCGCCTGTCCGAGCAGGAGATCCAGAACCTAGTCACGGATGCCGGTTTCACCCCGCAACAACGGCTGATGGATTACACCCTAGTTGGGCAGGAGTAG
- a CDS encoding F0F1 ATP synthase subunit gamma — protein MSETTASLRRKISSAGDLQSVVRTMKALAASSIGQYEKSVSALVDYNRTVELGLSVCFRGTSSTAWMTGGTEQPDTVEVNAVVFGSDQGLVGQFNDVVADYAMKTLATLPGRPQVWAVGERVHARLTDAGLSSVGLFTVPNSVKAITPLVGQILVESEAGRSPDKGVAPLYLFYNRPGSGSIYAPVSQRLLPLDENWQRRLAKLPWPTEKLPEIMGGNSTTLHALIREYLFVSLFRACAESLASENASRLAAMQRADKNIDELLEDLNRTFHSLRQSGIDEELFDVVSGFESLTVEEQRCGGFSWIA, from the coding sequence ATGAGCGAGACTACGGCGAGTCTGCGTCGAAAAATCAGCAGTGCCGGAGATCTCCAATCCGTCGTCCGCACGATGAAGGCCCTGGCCGCTTCGAGCATCGGACAATACGAAAAATCGGTGAGTGCGTTGGTCGACTACAATCGCACGGTGGAACTAGGTTTGAGCGTCTGTTTCCGAGGCACCAGTTCGACGGCATGGATGACCGGAGGCACTGAACAGCCCGATACGGTTGAGGTAAACGCGGTTGTGTTCGGTTCCGATCAGGGATTGGTGGGCCAATTTAATGACGTGGTGGCCGATTACGCGATGAAGACCCTCGCAACGCTGCCCGGCAGACCGCAGGTCTGGGCTGTCGGCGAACGTGTTCATGCACGCTTGACGGACGCGGGCCTGTCGTCAGTCGGCCTCTTCACAGTGCCGAATTCCGTCAAGGCCATCACCCCGCTTGTCGGGCAGATTCTGGTGGAAAGCGAGGCAGGTCGCAGCCCGGACAAGGGCGTTGCGCCGCTTTACCTTTTCTACAACCGCCCCGGATCGGGCTCGATTTATGCGCCGGTCAGTCAGCGACTGCTGCCTTTAGATGAAAACTGGCAACGCAGGCTGGCCAAGCTTCCTTGGCCGACGGAAAAATTGCCCGAGATCATGGGTGGCAACAGCACGACGCTGCACGCACTGATCCGCGAATATCTTTTCGTTTCGCTCTTCCGAGCCTGCGCCGAATCCCTTGCAAGTGAAAACGCAAGCCGCCTAGCCGCAATGCAGCGTGCTGACAAGAATATCGACGAATTGCTGGAAGACCTCAATCGGACGTTCCATAGTTTGCGCCAGAGCGGCATTGACGAGGAACTGTTCGATGTCGTCTCGGGCTTTGAATCGCTGACTGTCGAGGAGCAACGATGCGGCGGGTTCTCCTGGATCGCGTGA
- a CDS encoding YtxH domain-containing protein has protein sequence MILNELANKVKKSRSSRAKDMRRKRTKNIAIGVGIGSALGVAAGILFAPKSGKETRQIIADKTSETVKDFKDNVSATKEKISASAAEKGSHLREAGQEGVAAAKGSLERLR, from the coding sequence ATGATCTTGAATGAATTGGCAAATAAAGTGAAAAAATCCAGGAGTTCGCGAGCAAAGGATATGCGACGAAAAAGAACTAAAAATATCGCCATAGGGGTCGGCATCGGCTCCGCACTGGGAGTTGCGGCTGGAATCCTGTTCGCCCCCAAATCAGGCAAAGAAACCCGGCAGATCATTGCCGATAAAACCAGCGAAACCGTCAAGGATTTTAAAGATAATGTGTCCGCAACCAAAGAAAAAATATCCGCTTCGGCTGCGGAAAAAGGCTCTCATTTGCGCGAAGCCGGTCAAGAAGGCGTTGCCGCTGCAAAAGGATCTTTGGAGAGATTAAGATGA
- a CDS encoding alternate F1F0 ATPase, F1 subunit alpha, producing METEEAEGLQNVFDSAFAQISQVREAFTPQLIPREVGTITSIATGIAKVSGLPGVGFDELVMFPGDVPGIAFNVDADEVGVVLLGEYWQLHAGDEVRRTGRVMDVAVGEGLLGRVVDPLGRPLDSNGPVAANERLPIERPAPPIMDRAPVTVPLQSGLKVIDALIPIGRGQRELILGDRQTGKTTIAIDTILNQRDQNVLCVYCAIGQRASAVAKAVATLREKGAMEYTVLVVTEGNDPPGLTYIAPYAATSIAEHFMEAGRDVLIVYDDLTHHARAYRELSLLLRRPPGREAFPGDIFYIHSRLLERATHLREELGNGSLTALPIIETEAQNISAYIPTNLISITDGQIYLSPSLFELGVLPAVDVGKSVSRVGGKAQRAAFRAVAGDLKLAYAQFEELETFARFGARLDEDTRKIIEHGRRIRACLKQPEFTPVAVPAQIAVLLALTAELFDEVPLERMTDAEQAVRKAAADIPTEVCERLETAEQLSDVDRAAIIEIARKSLKGFQSEAEVILS from the coding sequence ATGGAAACTGAGGAAGCTGAGGGCCTCCAGAACGTTTTCGACAGCGCGTTTGCCCAAATAAGTCAGGTGCGGGAAGCCTTCACGCCGCAACTAATACCCCGTGAGGTGGGCACGATCACCAGCATCGCCACCGGTATTGCCAAGGTCTCCGGTCTGCCCGGCGTGGGCTTTGATGAATTAGTGATGTTTCCCGGCGATGTGCCGGGCATCGCGTTCAACGTGGATGCAGATGAAGTGGGTGTCGTCCTGCTCGGCGAATACTGGCAGCTCCATGCGGGCGATGAAGTCCGACGCACAGGCCGGGTCATGGACGTGGCCGTGGGTGAAGGATTGCTGGGACGCGTTGTTGATCCGCTCGGTCGGCCTCTTGACAGCAACGGGCCGGTGGCCGCCAATGAACGTCTGCCCATCGAACGACCTGCCCCGCCCATCATGGACCGCGCACCCGTTACCGTGCCGCTTCAATCCGGCCTTAAAGTCATTGATGCGCTCATTCCCATCGGGCGCGGCCAGCGCGAGTTGATTCTGGGTGACCGGCAGACCGGCAAGACCACCATTGCCATTGACACCATTCTTAACCAGCGCGACCAGAATGTGTTGTGCGTGTATTGCGCCATCGGCCAGCGTGCGTCCGCTGTGGCCAAGGCCGTGGCCACCCTGCGGGAAAAAGGCGCGATGGAGTACACCGTCCTTGTGGTGACCGAGGGCAACGACCCGCCGGGCCTTACCTACATCGCGCCGTATGCCGCAACCAGCATTGCGGAACATTTCATGGAAGCGGGTCGAGACGTGCTGATCGTATACGACGATCTCACCCATCACGCACGGGCCTACCGCGAACTCTCGCTCTTACTGCGCCGCCCGCCCGGTCGCGAAGCCTTTCCCGGCGACATCTTTTATATCCACTCGCGGCTGCTGGAACGCGCAACCCATCTGCGCGAGGAACTCGGCAACGGCTCGCTCACCGCCCTACCCATTATCGAGACCGAGGCGCAGAACATTTCCGCCTACATTCCAACCAACCTGATTTCCATCACGGACGGCCAGATCTACCTTTCGCCGTCCCTGTTTGAATTGGGCGTGCTGCCTGCGGTTGATGTAGGCAAATCCGTTTCGCGGGTCGGCGGCAAGGCGCAACGAGCGGCCTTCCGCGCGGTGGCGGGCGACCTCAAGCTTGCTTATGCTCAATTCGAGGAACTGGAGACCTTTGCCCGCTTTGGTGCCCGCCTGGATGAAGATACCCGCAAGATTATCGAACATGGACGGCGAATCCGCGCCTGCCTCAAGCAGCCGGAATTCACCCCGGTGGCCGTGCCCGCACAAATCGCCGTGCTGCTGGCCTTAACTGCGGAGCTGTTCGACGAGGTGCCGCTGGAGCGGATGACGGATGCCGAACAGGCCGTGCGCAAGGCGGCAGCGGATATCCCGACGGAGGTGTGCGAGCGGTTGGAGACTGCCGAACAGTTGAGCGACGTGGATCGTGCAGCGATCATCGAAATCGCCCGCAAATCACTCAAAGGATTCCAGTCCGAGGCGGAAGTAATTTTATCTTGA
- a CDS encoding YqaE/Pmp3 family membrane protein — MDFLRIILSVIIPPVGVFLQVGFGLHFWINILLTLLGYIPGLIHAIWIITRKTN, encoded by the coding sequence ATGGATTTTTTGCGTATCATCCTGTCTGTCATCATTCCGCCGGTAGGGGTCTTTTTGCAGGTCGGTTTCGGTCTCCATTTCTGGATCAATATTCTCCTGACTTTATTGGGCTATATTCCGGGGCTGATTCATGCGATCTGGATTATTACAAGAAAAACAAACTGA
- a CDS encoding F0F1 ATP synthase subunit delta, with protein MLIDWFTVGAQALNFLVLVWLMKRFLYKPILHAIDAREERIATELANADATKAEARQERDEFRDKNEAMDRQRAALLSKATEEAQAEHDRLLDEARQAAAALRATQQETLRNEQENLHQALLHRTQQEVFAIARRTLTDLAGTNLEERLGEAFTRRLRKMDDQAKAGLAEALEKTSETEPALVRSGGDLPAEQRAAIQKAVNETFSADIHLRFKTEPDLIGGIELTANGQKVAWSIADYLASLEKGVNDILHAKDIPEAEV; from the coding sequence ATGTTAATCGATTGGTTTACCGTGGGTGCGCAGGCACTCAACTTTCTTGTCCTGGTGTGGCTGATGAAGCGATTTCTGTACAAGCCCATCCTGCACGCCATTGATGCGCGGGAAGAGCGGATCGCTACGGAATTGGCAAATGCCGACGCGACAAAGGCCGAGGCCCGACAGGAACGCGACGAGTTCCGGGATAAGAATGAGGCAATGGACCGGCAGCGTGCCGCGTTGTTGAGCAAAGCAACAGAAGAGGCACAGGCCGAACATGATCGTCTCCTTGACGAAGCGCGGCAGGCTGCTGCGGCTTTACGTGCAACACAACAGGAAACTTTGAGAAACGAACAAGAGAACCTGCATCAGGCACTCCTCCATCGGACGCAGCAGGAAGTTTTTGCCATCGCACGCCGGACGCTGACCGATCTTGCCGGGACGAATTTGGAAGAACGCCTTGGCGAGGCGTTTACACGTCGCTTGCGCAAAATGGACGACCAGGCAAAAGCAGGACTTGCCGAGGCCCTGGAAAAAACATCCGAGACCGAGCCTGCGCTTGTGCGGAGCGGAGGTGATCTGCCTGCCGAGCAGCGTGCGGCAATACAAAAGGCGGTCAACGAAACCTTTTCGGCTGACATCCACCTCCGGTTCAAGACCGAGCCGGACCTGATCGGCGGTATTGAACTCACCGCGAACGGACAAAAGGTGGCCTGGAGCATTGCGGATTATCTGGCATCGCTGGAAAAGGGGGTCAATGACATCCTGCACGCAAAGGATATACCGGAAGCCGAAGTGTAA